The Setaria italica strain Yugu1 chromosome IX, Setaria_italica_v2.0, whole genome shotgun sequence genome has a window encoding:
- the LOC101779868 gene encoding RNA-binding protein 39, with product MDFDEYEYLEKTVEASGVPSNGAAAPGSGEKEKDKERSSRRRSSGGDEERDDIERRSKRSRSEEGRDRDKERHRDRDRDRDRHRSSRERRDRDRDDKEKERERDKDRRSRDRDREREKEKDKEKEKERERGREKDRQRRSRSRSERRRDDEERDRYRDRDVRRRKEEAAEPEVDPERDQRTVFAYQLSLKADERDVYEFFSRAGKVRDVRLIMDRNSRRSKGVGYIEFYDAMSVPMAIALSGQLLLGQQVMVKPSEAEKNLVQSTASSSGAASGGARKLYVGNLHSNINEEQLRQVFEPFGQVELVQLPLDPLTGLCKGFGFVQFARLEDAKAAQSLNGQLDIAGRVIKVSAVTDQAGMQVSGATTGDLDDDEGGGLALNASSRALLMQKLDRSGITTSLAGGMGTASLNTPVGIPAVSVLGAAPATAPVLHPTVPGLGSIPGATLPISTPSIELAPPSECLLLKNMFDPAVETDPDFDLDIRDDVQDECSKFGQLKHIFVDKNTAGFVYLRFDSITAAMSAQKALHGRWFAGKMITATFMTPQQYEMKFPS from the exons ATGGACTTCGACGAGTACGAGTACCTTGAGAAGACGGTGGAAGCGTCCGGGGTGCCGTCCAACGGCGCCGCGGCCCCCGGGTcgggggagaaggagaaggacaaGGAGCgcagctcccgccgccgctcctcgggCGGCGACGAAGAGCGCGACGACATCGAGCGCAGATCTAAGCGTTCTCGCTCCGAGGAAGGCCGCGACCGCGACAAGGAGCGGCACCGGGATCGGGACCGGGACCGCGACCGGCACCGCAGCAGTCGGGAGCGGCGAGACCGGGATCGCGACGACAAGGAGAAAGAGCGGGAGAGGGACAAGGACAGGAGGAGCCGTGATCGCGATCGCGAacgggagaaggagaaggataaggagaaggagaaggagagggagcgggggagggagaaggaTAGGCagcggaggagccggagccggtcGGAGCGGCGACGTGATGACGAAGAGCGTGACCGCTACCGTGACCGCGATGTCAG ACGTAGGAAAGAGGAGGCTGCGGAACCTGAAGTTGATCCTGAAAGAGATCAGAGAACTGTGTTTGCTTACCAG TTATCTTTGAAGGCAGATGAAAGAGACGTGTACGAGTTCTTTTCTAGGGCTGGAAAG GTCCGGGATGTTCGCCTCATTATGGATCGAAATTCACGTCGTTCTAAAGGAGTTGG GTACATTGAATTCTACGACGCTATGTCTGTTCCAATGGCGATAGCTCTTTCTGGTCAGCTGCTTCTTGGTCAACAAGTAATGGTTAAGCCTTCAGAGGCTGAAAAGAATTTAGTCCAGTCAACTGCTTCTTCAAGTGGAGCCGCTTCAGGTGGAGCAAGGAAGTTGTATGTTGGAAATCTTCACTCCAACATTAATGAGGAACAATTGCGACAG GTCTTCGAACCATTTGGGCAAGTGGAGCTTGTCCAGCTACCGTTAGATCCACTGACTGGGCTATGCAAAGGTTTTGGTTTTGTGCAG TTTGCACGCCTTGAAGACGCAAAAGCGGCTCAGAGTTTAAATGGACAACTTGATATTGCAGGGAGAGTAATTAAG GTTTCAGCTGTGACTGACCAAGCGGGTATGCAAGTTAGTGGAGCAACTACTGGAGATTTGGATGATGATGAAGGTGGAGGCTTG GCACTGAATGCTAGTTCCAGAGCACTTCTAATGCAGAAATTAGACCGGAGTGGCATTACAACCAG TTTGGCTGGTGGGATGGGCACTGCTAGTTTGAATACTCCGGTTGGAATACCAGCTGTATCTGTCCTTGGTGCTGCTCCAGCTACAGCTCCTGTTCTGCACCCTACCGTGCCTGGTCTTGGTTCAATTCCTGGGGCAACTCTTCCAATTTCTACCCCGTCTATTGAGTTGGCTCCACCTAGTGAATGCTTATTGCTGAAGAATATGTTTGATCCAGCTGTAGAG ACGGATCCTGATTTTGATTTGGATATTAGGGATGATGTTCAGGACGAATGTTCCAAGTTTGGCCAATTAAAGCACATTTTTGTAGACAA AAATACTGCAGGTTTTGTGTACCTTCGGTTTGATAGCATAACAGCAGCTATGAGTGCACAGAAAGCACTTCACGGAAGATGGTTTGCGGGGAAGATGATTACAGCAACTTTCATG ACGCCCCAGCAGTATGAAATGAAGTTCCCAAGCTAG
- the LOC101778528 gene encoding monooxygenase 2 isoform X1 encodes MQGKDAAEDVVIVGAGMAGLAAALGLHRKGVRSLVLESSPSLRTSGFAFTTWKNAFRALDALGVGDKIREQHLQAQRKGVRSLVLESSPMLRASGFAFTTWTNAFRALDSLGVGDKIREHHLLYERMITFSAATGEPAAKVSLKMQAKSGPHEIRCVKRDFLLQTLENELPKGTIRYSSKIVAIEEDGNATVLHLADGSIIKTKVLIGCDGVNSVVAKWLGLPKPILSGRSATRGLAEYPAGHCFGPEILQFIGQGFRSGVLPCSDTSVYWNYTWYPSPADGDAEESVAKMRSHVLGKLRAAKIPAAALDAIERSEMSDVVSSPLRFRSPLALLRGSISRGGVCVAGDALHPMTPELGQGGCAALEDGVVLARCLGEAFAAAGSGGGGHDGVIRAALEKYAEARRWRSIQLITAAYVVGFIQQSNNVVVKFLRDTFLSPLLAKTLVAMADYDCGTL; translated from the exons ATGCAGGGGAAGGACGCCGCCGAGGACGTCGTGATCGTGGGCGCCGGGATGGCCGGCCTCGCGGCGGCTCTCGGATTGCACAG GAAAGGGGTGAGGAGCCTGGTGCTGgagtcgtcgccgtcgctgcgGACGTCGGGGTTCGCGTTCACGACGTGGAAGAACGCCTTCCGGGCGCTCGACGCCCTCGGGGTGGGCGACAAGATCAGGGAGCAGCATCTGCAGGCCCAGAG GAAAGGGGTGAGGAGCCTGGTGCTAGAGTCGTCGCCGATGCTGCGCGCGTCGGGGTTCGCGTTCACGACATGGACGAACGCCTTCCGCGCACTCGATAGCCTCGGCGTTGGGGACAAGATCCGGGAGCACCATTTGCTTTACGAGAG GATGATTACCTTCTCTGCTGCCACTGGCGAACCTGCTGCGAAAGTAAGCCTCAAGATGCAGGCGAAAAG CGGGCCACACGAAATCCGGTGCGTGAAGCGGGACTTCCTGCTGCAGACGCTCGAGAACGAGCTGCCCAAGGGCACCATCCGGTACTCGTCCAAGATCGTCGCCATCGAGGAAGACGGCAACGCCACGGTCCTGCACTTGGCTGACGGTTCCATCATAAAGACCAAG GTTCTGATCGGGTGCGACGGCGTGAACTCCGTGGTGGCGAAATGGCTGGGCCTTCCGAAGCCGATCCTCTCGGGGCGCTCCGCCACCAGGGGCCTCGCCGAGTACCCGGCCGGCCACTGCTTCGGCCCCGAGATCCTGCAGTTCATCGGCCAGGGCTTCCGCTCCGGCGTCCTGCCCTGCTCCGACACCTCCGTCTACTGGAACTACACCTGGTACCCTTCCCCCGCCG ACGGGGACGCCGAGGAGAGCGTGGCCAAGATGCGGAGCCACGTGCTGGGCAAGCTGCGGGCGGCCAAGATCCCGGCAGCGGCGCTGGACGCGATCGAGCGGAGCGAGATGAGCGACGTGGTGTCGTCGCCGCTGCGGTTCCGGTCGCCGCTCGCGCTCCTCCGCGGCAGCATCAGCCGGGGCGGCGTGTGCGTGGCGGGGGACGCGCTCCACCCGATGACGCCCGAGCTCGGGCAGGGCGGGTGCGCCGCGCTCGAGGACGGCGTCGTCCTGGCCCGGTGCCTGGGCGAGGCCTtcgcggcggccgggagcggcggcggcggccacgatgGGGTCATCAGGGCGGCACTTGAAAAGTACGCGGAGgccaggcggtggcggagcaTCCAGCTCATCACGGCGGCCTACGTCGTCGGCTTCATCCAGCAGAGCAACAACGTCGTCGTCAAGTTCCTCAGGGACACCTTCCTGTCGCCGTTGCTGGCCAAGACTCTAGTCGCCATGGCTGACTACGACTGTGGAACGCTATAA
- the LOC101778528 gene encoding monooxygenase 2 isoform X3 has translation MRPQPAQAQAMEAVEDIVIAGAGLAGLATALGLHRKGVRSLVLESSPMLRASGFAFTTWTNAFRALDSLGVGDKIREHHLLYERMITFSAATGEPAAKVSLKMQAKSGPHEIRCVKRDFLLQTLENELPKGTIRYSSKIVAIEEDGNATVLHLADGSIIKTKVLIGCDGVNSVVAKWLGLPKPILSGRSATRGLAEYPAGHCFGPEILQFIGQGFRSGVLPCSDTSVYWNYTWYPSPADGDAEESVAKMRSHVLGKLRAAKIPAAALDAIERSEMSDVVSSPLRFRSPLALLRGSISRGGVCVAGDALHPMTPELGQGGCAALEDGVVLARCLGEAFAAAGSGGGGHDGVIRAALEKYAEARRWRSIQLITAAYVVGFIQQSNNVVVKFLRDTFLSPLLAKTLVAMADYDCGTL, from the exons ATGCGCCCACAGCCGGCGCAAGCGCAAGCCATGGAGGCCGTCGAGGACATCgtcatcgccggcgccgggctcgCCGGCCTCGCGACGGCACTCGGACTACACAG GAAAGGGGTGAGGAGCCTGGTGCTAGAGTCGTCGCCGATGCTGCGCGCGTCGGGGTTCGCGTTCACGACATGGACGAACGCCTTCCGCGCACTCGATAGCCTCGGCGTTGGGGACAAGATCCGGGAGCACCATTTGCTTTACGAGAG GATGATTACCTTCTCTGCTGCCACTGGCGAACCTGCTGCGAAAGTAAGCCTCAAGATGCAGGCGAAAAG CGGGCCACACGAAATCCGGTGCGTGAAGCGGGACTTCCTGCTGCAGACGCTCGAGAACGAGCTGCCCAAGGGCACCATCCGGTACTCGTCCAAGATCGTCGCCATCGAGGAAGACGGCAACGCCACGGTCCTGCACTTGGCTGACGGTTCCATCATAAAGACCAAG GTTCTGATCGGGTGCGACGGCGTGAACTCCGTGGTGGCGAAATGGCTGGGCCTTCCGAAGCCGATCCTCTCGGGGCGCTCCGCCACCAGGGGCCTCGCCGAGTACCCGGCCGGCCACTGCTTCGGCCCCGAGATCCTGCAGTTCATCGGCCAGGGCTTCCGCTCCGGCGTCCTGCCCTGCTCCGACACCTCCGTCTACTGGAACTACACCTGGTACCCTTCCCCCGCCG ACGGGGACGCCGAGGAGAGCGTGGCCAAGATGCGGAGCCACGTGCTGGGCAAGCTGCGGGCGGCCAAGATCCCGGCAGCGGCGCTGGACGCGATCGAGCGGAGCGAGATGAGCGACGTGGTGTCGTCGCCGCTGCGGTTCCGGTCGCCGCTCGCGCTCCTCCGCGGCAGCATCAGCCGGGGCGGCGTGTGCGTGGCGGGGGACGCGCTCCACCCGATGACGCCCGAGCTCGGGCAGGGCGGGTGCGCCGCGCTCGAGGACGGCGTCGTCCTGGCCCGGTGCCTGGGCGAGGCCTtcgcggcggccgggagcggcggcggcggccacgatgGGGTCATCAGGGCGGCACTTGAAAAGTACGCGGAGgccaggcggtggcggagcaTCCAGCTCATCACGGCGGCCTACGTCGTCGGCTTCATCCAGCAGAGCAACAACGTCGTCGTCAAGTTCCTCAGGGACACCTTCCTGTCGCCGTTGCTGGCCAAGACTCTAGTCGCCATGGCTGACTACGACTGTGGAACGCTATAA
- the LOC101778528 gene encoding monooxygenase 2 isoform X2: MALVSLCCIPDLLHTRNLFPRRRKGVRSLVLESSPSLRTSGFAFTTWKNAFRALDALGVGDKIREQHLQAQRKGVRSLVLESSPMLRASGFAFTTWTNAFRALDSLGVGDKIREHHLLYERMITFSAATGEPAAKVSLKMQAKSGPHEIRCVKRDFLLQTLENELPKGTIRYSSKIVAIEEDGNATVLHLADGSIIKTKVLIGCDGVNSVVAKWLGLPKPILSGRSATRGLAEYPAGHCFGPEILQFIGQGFRSGVLPCSDTSVYWNYTWYPSPADGDAEESVAKMRSHVLGKLRAAKIPAAALDAIERSEMSDVVSSPLRFRSPLALLRGSISRGGVCVAGDALHPMTPELGQGGCAALEDGVVLARCLGEAFAAAGSGGGGHDGVIRAALEKYAEARRWRSIQLITAAYVVGFIQQSNNVVVKFLRDTFLSPLLAKTLVAMADYDCGTL, translated from the exons atggccctggtCTCGCTCTGCTGCATACCTGACCTGCTGCACACTCGTAACTTGTTCCCGCGCCGTAGGAAAGGGGTGAGGAGCCTGGTGCTGgagtcgtcgccgtcgctgcgGACGTCGGGGTTCGCGTTCACGACGTGGAAGAACGCCTTCCGGGCGCTCGACGCCCTCGGGGTGGGCGACAAGATCAGGGAGCAGCATCTGCAGGCCCAGAG GAAAGGGGTGAGGAGCCTGGTGCTAGAGTCGTCGCCGATGCTGCGCGCGTCGGGGTTCGCGTTCACGACATGGACGAACGCCTTCCGCGCACTCGATAGCCTCGGCGTTGGGGACAAGATCCGGGAGCACCATTTGCTTTACGAGAG GATGATTACCTTCTCTGCTGCCACTGGCGAACCTGCTGCGAAAGTAAGCCTCAAGATGCAGGCGAAAAG CGGGCCACACGAAATCCGGTGCGTGAAGCGGGACTTCCTGCTGCAGACGCTCGAGAACGAGCTGCCCAAGGGCACCATCCGGTACTCGTCCAAGATCGTCGCCATCGAGGAAGACGGCAACGCCACGGTCCTGCACTTGGCTGACGGTTCCATCATAAAGACCAAG GTTCTGATCGGGTGCGACGGCGTGAACTCCGTGGTGGCGAAATGGCTGGGCCTTCCGAAGCCGATCCTCTCGGGGCGCTCCGCCACCAGGGGCCTCGCCGAGTACCCGGCCGGCCACTGCTTCGGCCCCGAGATCCTGCAGTTCATCGGCCAGGGCTTCCGCTCCGGCGTCCTGCCCTGCTCCGACACCTCCGTCTACTGGAACTACACCTGGTACCCTTCCCCCGCCG ACGGGGACGCCGAGGAGAGCGTGGCCAAGATGCGGAGCCACGTGCTGGGCAAGCTGCGGGCGGCCAAGATCCCGGCAGCGGCGCTGGACGCGATCGAGCGGAGCGAGATGAGCGACGTGGTGTCGTCGCCGCTGCGGTTCCGGTCGCCGCTCGCGCTCCTCCGCGGCAGCATCAGCCGGGGCGGCGTGTGCGTGGCGGGGGACGCGCTCCACCCGATGACGCCCGAGCTCGGGCAGGGCGGGTGCGCCGCGCTCGAGGACGGCGTCGTCCTGGCCCGGTGCCTGGGCGAGGCCTtcgcggcggccgggagcggcggcggcggccacgatgGGGTCATCAGGGCGGCACTTGAAAAGTACGCGGAGgccaggcggtggcggagcaTCCAGCTCATCACGGCGGCCTACGTCGTCGGCTTCATCCAGCAGAGCAACAACGTCGTCGTCAAGTTCCTCAGGGACACCTTCCTGTCGCCGTTGCTGGCCAAGACTCTAGTCGCCATGGCTGACTACGACTGTGGAACGCTATAA
- the LOC101778528 gene encoding monooxygenase 2 isoform X4: MQGKDAAEDVVIVGAGMAGLAAALGLHRKGVRSLVLESSPSLRTSGFAFTTWKNAFRALDALGVGDKIREQHLQAQRLRVISSATGEIVREADLTQQGKRGPHEIRCVRRNVLLQALEEELPKGTIRYSSKIVSIEEDGDIKILQLADGSVLRAKVLIGCDGINSVVAKWLGLAKPSYSGRAAARGFAHYPDGHGFEPEFLQFIGHGFRSGMLPCNETDIYWFFTWTRSEHDKGVDESAAKMKQFVLDKLRGSKVPEEALAVIDRSEMSDVLAAPLRFRPPLSLVTASISRGNVCVAGDALHPMTPDLGQGGCSALEDGVILARCLGEALAGKDAKGSGSAENGRIEAGLREYARIRRWRSVELVATAYTVGFIQQSDNAIVSFLRDKFLSGVLAGRLLKMADYDCGTLSN; the protein is encoded by the exons ATGCAGGGGAAGGACGCCGCCGAGGACGTCGTGATCGTGGGCGCCGGGATGGCCGGCCTCGCGGCGGCTCTCGGATTGCACAG GAAAGGGGTGAGGAGCCTGGTGCTGgagtcgtcgccgtcgctgcgGACGTCGGGGTTCGCGTTCACGACGTGGAAGAACGCCTTCCGGGCGCTCGACGCCCTCGGGGTGGGCGACAAGATCAGGGAGCAGCATCTGCAGGCCCAGAG GTTGCGCGTCATCTCTTCCGCCACCGGAGAGATCGTGCGAGAAGCAGACCTCACGCAGCAGGGGAAACG AGGACCCCATGAAATCCGTTGCGTCAGGCGCAACGTGCTGCTGCAGGCCTTGGAGGAGGAGCTACCAAAGGGCACCATCCGCTACTCCTCCAAGATTGTCTCGATCGAGGAGGATggcgacatcaagatccttCAGCTAGCCGATGGCTCAGTTCTGAGAGCAAAG GTACTGATCGGATGCGACGGGATCAACTCCGTGGTGGCGAAATGGCTCGGCCTCGCGAAGCCGTCCTActcggggcgagcggcggcgagaGGCTTTGCGCATTACCCGGACGGACACGGCTTCGAGCCCGAGTTCCTGCAGTTCATCGGCCACGGCTTCCGCTCCGGGATGCTGCCCTGCAACGAGACTGACATCTACTGGTTCTTCACCTGGACTCGATCCGAACACG ATAAGGGCGTCGACGAGAGTGCGGCGAAGATGAAGCAGTTCGTGCTGGATAAGCTCCGGGGCTCGAAGGTGCCAGAAGAGGCGCTGGCGGTGATCGACAGGAGCGAGATGAGCGAcgtcctcgccgcgccgctgcgGTTCCGGCCGCCGCTCTCGCTGGTAACCGCGAGCATCAGCAGGGGCAACGTGTGCGTGGCCGGAGACGCGCTGCACCCGATGACGCCGGACCTCGGCCAGGGCGGCTGCTCGGCGCTGGAGGACGGCGTCATCCTGGCCAGATGCCTCGGCGAGGCCCTTGCGGGCAAGGACGCCAAGGGTAGCGGTAGCGCCGAGAACGGGAGAATCGAGGCGGGCCTCCGCGAGTACGCAAGGATCAGGCGGTGGAGGAGCGTCGAGCTCGTCGCGACCGCCTACACGGTCGGCTTCATACAGCAGAGTGACAATGCAATCGTAAGCTTCCTGCGGGACAAGTTCCTGTCTGGAGTGCTCGCAGGGAGGCTTCTGAAAATGGCGGACTATGACTGCGGCACGCTCTCAAACTAG
- the LOC101778528 gene encoding monooxygenase 2 isoform X5 encodes MALVSLCCIPDLLHTRNLFPRRRKGVRSLVLESSPSLRTSGFAFTTWKNAFRALDALGVGDKIREQHLQAQRLRVISSATGEIVREADLTQQGKRGPHEIRCVRRNVLLQALEEELPKGTIRYSSKIVSIEEDGDIKILQLADGSVLRAKVLIGCDGINSVVAKWLGLAKPSYSGRAAARGFAHYPDGHGFEPEFLQFIGHGFRSGMLPCNETDIYWFFTWTRSEHDKGVDESAAKMKQFVLDKLRGSKVPEEALAVIDRSEMSDVLAAPLRFRPPLSLVTASISRGNVCVAGDALHPMTPDLGQGGCSALEDGVILARCLGEALAGKDAKGSGSAENGRIEAGLREYARIRRWRSVELVATAYTVGFIQQSDNAIVSFLRDKFLSGVLAGRLLKMADYDCGTLSN; translated from the exons atggccctggtCTCGCTCTGCTGCATACCTGACCTGCTGCACACTCGTAACTTGTTCCCGCGCCGTAGGAAAGGGGTGAGGAGCCTGGTGCTGgagtcgtcgccgtcgctgcgGACGTCGGGGTTCGCGTTCACGACGTGGAAGAACGCCTTCCGGGCGCTCGACGCCCTCGGGGTGGGCGACAAGATCAGGGAGCAGCATCTGCAGGCCCAGAG GTTGCGCGTCATCTCTTCCGCCACCGGAGAGATCGTGCGAGAAGCAGACCTCACGCAGCAGGGGAAACG AGGACCCCATGAAATCCGTTGCGTCAGGCGCAACGTGCTGCTGCAGGCCTTGGAGGAGGAGCTACCAAAGGGCACCATCCGCTACTCCTCCAAGATTGTCTCGATCGAGGAGGATggcgacatcaagatccttCAGCTAGCCGATGGCTCAGTTCTGAGAGCAAAG GTACTGATCGGATGCGACGGGATCAACTCCGTGGTGGCGAAATGGCTCGGCCTCGCGAAGCCGTCCTActcggggcgagcggcggcgagaGGCTTTGCGCATTACCCGGACGGACACGGCTTCGAGCCCGAGTTCCTGCAGTTCATCGGCCACGGCTTCCGCTCCGGGATGCTGCCCTGCAACGAGACTGACATCTACTGGTTCTTCACCTGGACTCGATCCGAACACG ATAAGGGCGTCGACGAGAGTGCGGCGAAGATGAAGCAGTTCGTGCTGGATAAGCTCCGGGGCTCGAAGGTGCCAGAAGAGGCGCTGGCGGTGATCGACAGGAGCGAGATGAGCGAcgtcctcgccgcgccgctgcgGTTCCGGCCGCCGCTCTCGCTGGTAACCGCGAGCATCAGCAGGGGCAACGTGTGCGTGGCCGGAGACGCGCTGCACCCGATGACGCCGGACCTCGGCCAGGGCGGCTGCTCGGCGCTGGAGGACGGCGTCATCCTGGCCAGATGCCTCGGCGAGGCCCTTGCGGGCAAGGACGCCAAGGGTAGCGGTAGCGCCGAGAACGGGAGAATCGAGGCGGGCCTCCGCGAGTACGCAAGGATCAGGCGGTGGAGGAGCGTCGAGCTCGTCGCGACCGCCTACACGGTCGGCTTCATACAGCAGAGTGACAATGCAATCGTAAGCTTCCTGCGGGACAAGTTCCTGTCTGGAGTGCTCGCAGGGAGGCTTCTGAAAATGGCGGACTATGACTGCGGCACGCTCTCAAACTAG